The sequence CTCACCAGCACTTGTGAACACCACTTGGTTACGATTGATGGCACGGCAGCAGTTGCGTATATTCCACGCGGCAAAATTATTGGCCTTTCCAAGATCAACCGTATCGTGAGGTTCTTCGCACAGCGCCCACAAGTACAAGAGCGCATGACACAGCAAATTCTTGTTGCGCTGCAGACTCTACTTGAGTCTGATGATGTCGCTGTCACCATTGATGCCACACATTACTGCGTGAAATCTCGCGGAGTGATGGACGCGACTAGCGCAACGACAACGACTGCGCTGGGGGGGATTTTTAAGTCAAACTCCGCAACGCGACATGAATTTTTACACGGTTTGCGCTAAGCGAGTTCGTAAACCTATTCAACTTTCAAGCCGCTTCCATTGAAGCGGTTTTTGATTTCTATGCTAAGTTAAAATGCATTAACTTGGTTTTCCTTAAAGGAACTGATTTTGAGCACTTCATTCAAAACATTGAATCTTCGCCCAGAGCTTCTTGAAACGCTTGACTCTCTTGGTTACACCGATATGACTCCAATCCAGCAGCAAGCACTACCTCAAGTGTTGGCAGGCAAGGATGTGATTGGGCAGGGCAAAACCGGCTCAGGTAAAACAGCAACCTTCTCACTAGGCTTACTGTCTAACCTAAACGTGAAACGCTTTCGTGTACAAACATTAGTGCTTTGCCCGACGCGTGAGCTGGCAGACCAAGTCGCGAAAGAGATCCGTACTCTTGCACGCGGTATCCACAATATCAAAGTGCTCACTCTGTGCGGCGGAATGCCAATGGGTCCTCAAATCGGCTCGCTAGAGCACGGCGCGCACATTTTAGTCGGTACTCCGGGACGTATTCTTGACCACCTAACGAAAGGTCGTATCAATTTGGATGAGCTAAACACGCTCGTATTAGATGAAGCCGACCGTATGCTTGATATGGGCTTTGAAGACGCGATTGATGCGATCATTGAACAAGCACCACAAGATCGTCAAACACTGCTATTCAGTGCGACGTTCCCAGAAAATATTGAAGCTCTCTCTGGCAAGGTTCTGAAAGACCCTCAAATGGTGAAAGTAGAATCCACGCATCAAGGCTCTACCATCGAGCAGCGTTTCTATCGCTTAGAGACTACACAAGATCGTGACGACGCGCTGGAAACACTGCTGCTTACTCATAAACCTGAATCATCGGTTGTATTCTGTAACACCAAAAAAGAAGTGCAAAATGTCACTGACGAATTGATGCACCGCGGTTTCAGTGTTATTGAACTGCATGGTGATATGGAGCAACGTGAGCGCGAACGTGCATTAACCATGTTCGCCAACAAGAGCATCTCTATCCTAGTGGCAACAGATGTAGCTGCACGTGGTTTGGATGTTGATAACCTAGACGCTGTATTTAACTTTGAACTATCACGCGACCCTGAAGTTCACGTGCACCGTATCGGTCGTACTGGCCGTGCTGGCTCAAAAGGCTGTGCGTTTAGTTTCTACAGTGAGAAAGAAGAATACCGCGTTGCTCGTATTGATGAGTACATGGACATTGCAATTACCGCTTCAGAACTACCAGAGAAACCGGTAGAACGACCTTTCTATCCGAAAATGCAAACCATTCAGATCCTTGGTGGTAAAAAGCAGAAGGTGCGAGCAGGCGATATTCTTGGCGCTCTTACCAAACAGGCAGGTATTGATGGCAAACGCATCGGTAAGATCAATATCCTTGCGATGGTGTCTTATGTTGCCGTTGAGCATGATGTCGTTAAACCAGCATTGAAACAGCTGCAAAATGGCAAGATGAAAGGACGTCAGTTCAAGGCTCGAGTGATGAAATCTAGCGTATAATTTCATTCCAAAACAAGAACTTTTGATAATGCAAAAAGGGGCGTTAGTGTTTTCACTAACGCCCCTTGAACATTTATCCGAAAGAAACGGCTTTACGCATTCTCTGCCTGCTCAACCATTGATAGAGCCAGCGCCTCAGCGACTTTAATGCCATCAATACCCGCAGACAAAATCCCGCCAGCATAACCTGCACCTTCACCCGCAGGGAAGAAGCCTTTTAAGTTAACACTCTGGTAGTCTTTGCCACGCTTAATAGACACAGGGGAAGACGTACGTGTCTCAACACCAGTCAGTAGACCATCTGCATCAGCAAAACCTTTGATCTTCTTATCAAACGCTGGGATTGCTTCACGAATTGCTTCAATCGCGAAATCAGGTAGTGCTTTAGAAAGATCGGTCAGCTTGATACCCGGAGTGAAAGAAGGCTCTACATCACCAAGCGCACTTGGATCACTGCCTTTTAGGAAGTCGCCAATCTTCTGTGCTGGCGCATCATAGTTTTCGCCACCCAACACGTAAGCGCCTTTTTCGAGCTCACGCTGCAAGCGGATACCTGCGAGTACATCACCCGGGTAATCCGTCTCAGGCGAAATACCAACCACGATAGCACTGTTTGCATTACGCTCTGCACGAGAGTATTGGCTCATACCGTTAGTCACAACTTGACCTTCTTCAGAGGTTGCCGCCACAACCGTACCACCAGGGCACATACAGAAGCTGTATACTGTACGACCATTCTTACAGTGGTGGACCAGTTTGTAATCCGCTGCACCCAGAATAGGGTTACCAGCGTTTGGACCAAAGCGAGCTTCGTCAATCACTGACTGCTTGTGCTCAACACGGAAACCGACGGAGAATGGTTTCGCTTCCATGTAGACGCCACGCTCGTGCAGCATTTCAAAGGTATCACGAGCACTGTGACCAACAGCAAGTACAACGTGACGCGATTTAATCTCTTCACCGTTAGAAAGTGTAAGACCTGTGATTTGGCCGTCTTCCATATGAATATCGTCAACACGAGTACTGAAACGGATTTCACCGCCAAGCTCAATGATCTTTGCACGCATCTTTTCAATCATTGTCACTAGCTTGAAGGTACCGATATGTGGTTTGCTCACATAGCGAATTTCTTCAGGAGCGCCAGAGGCGACAAACTCTTCAATCACTTTACGTCCGTAGTGTTTTGGATCTTTAACTTGGCTGTACAGCTTGCCATCAGAGAATGTACCAGCGCCGCCTTCACCAAACTGAACATTCGACTCTGGGTTCAGGGCACGCTTACGCCAAAAGCCGAACGTATCTTTGGTACGCTCACGCACTTCTTTGCCACGCTCAAGAACGATAGGCTTGAATCCCATCTGAGCAAGCACCAACGCAGCAAACAGACCACAAGGACCAAAACCGATCACCACTGGGCGCTCAGTCAGATTCTCAGGTGCTTTTGCTACAAACTTGTATTCCATGTCCGGTGTTTCGCGTACATGAGGGTCATTAGCAAATTTCTCTAGAAGTTCAGCTTCGTTATCCACTACTACGTCTAATGTGTAAATAAGAAGGATCTTGGTTTTCTTACGAGCATCATAGCCACGTTTAAACATATTAAATGAAAGGACTTCTTCAGCGGCTATACCTAGTTTTTTGGCAATAGCATCAAGGATTGCGCCTTCTTCGTGATCAAGAGGCAGCTTAATTTCGGTTAAACGTATCATAGAGGATGTCTCGTGTTTTACTTGGTGTCTTAGCAACAACCGTCCTTCTCCCCATATCAGAATGAATAGAAAGAAGAGATTACCGCTCACAATGGCGCGCATTTTACGTTAACTTGAATTGTCTGTCATACTTAATTAGCAAGGGAAGGGAGATAAAGGCTTGGCGCATATTGAAATTTGCCGCTGAATCAGTAATATCGCCCATCCACAATTTTAGCTAACCAAGAGTTGATGACCATGGCGTTTGTCGTAACCGATAATTGTATACAGTGTAAGTACACCGACTGCGTAGCAGTATGCCCAGCCGATGCTTTTCATGAAGGCCCGAACTTCATGGTAATCAACCCAATTGAGTGTATTGACTGTGGTCTATGTGAGCCTGAGTGTGATGCGCAAGCCATCTTCCAAGAAGATGAGTTAACGGACGATCAGCAAGTATTCATCGAACTTAATGCCGAGCTTGCTGAAGAGTGGCCAGTATTAACCGAAGTGAAGCCTGCTATGGAAGAGGCTGAAAAGTGGAACGGTGTGCCGAATAAGATTGATATGTTGGAACGTTAAGCTCCTAACCAAACATTAAAAAAGCGCAGTCCATATAGAAACTGCGCTTTTTTGTATCAACCTTCTCGCTCTATACGTCACTATGCTGACGGCGCAAGTTATCCAATATAATCCCCGTTGCCATCGCCACGTTTAGCGATTCAGCCCCGCCAAAGGCCGGTATCGTGATCTTATCCGTCACAAACTGCTCAGCTTCTTTGCGAACTCCGTGAGACTCGCTGCCCATCAGTAAAATCCCTTGTGGAGAGAATTTGGTTTTGTGAACGCTTTCACCTTCAAGAAATGCGCCATAGACTGGAATATTCGCTTGGTCTAAATACTCTGGCAAATCCAATAGGGAAACCGTAACACGAGCAAAACTGCCCATGGTGGCGCGAATCGTCTTAGGGTTATAAGGGTCAGCACAATCACGGCTCGCGACAATATGTTTAATGCCATACCAGTCAGCTAAGCGAATAATGGTACCTAGGTTGCCGGGATCAGAAACGCCATCAAGAGCAATCATTAAACCTTGCGCCTTCGGTGTATGATTTTTCGGCATTTCTACCACAGCAACCGCAGCATTATTACTGACTAAGCTACTTGCTTTAGTCAAATCATCAAGTGAAGCCTCTACACACTCATACGCTGCTAGCTTTGTTTGGTACTCTGATAAAAACTCACCTGTCGCAAACACCTGTTTCACCACCAAACTGGTCTCTAGTAACTCTAGAACGTTTTTCTCGCCTTCAACCAGAAAAAGGCCATGAGCTTTACGCTGTTTTTTCTGACCGAGGGCACGTAACAGTTTGAGTTGGTTTTTTGAAATCATAGGTCTCTATTATCGTAAGACAACGTGTTGGAGCACACATTGTAGTAGGTGAAAATCGCGCTGTATTATATACCTAAGCGACTTGTAGATGCGAGTTGTTCCAGAAAAACAAAAAGCCTAAATTCCTAGATAGCGCTTTATCAAGAAACTCAGGCTTAAAGACATTAAGCAATTAACAGTTTAGCCGTTGAACAAGAAAAGGTATTGGCCGTAACCCATCTTCTCCATATCCTTTTTAGCGACAAACTTCATGGCTGCCGAGTTCATGCAGTAACGTAACCCAGTAGGCGCAGGGCCGTCTTTAAACACATGCCCAAGGTGCGAATCACCATATTTACTGCGCACTTCTGTGCGTGGGTATATTAATTTGTAATCGGTTTTTGTGACAACGTAATGTTCATCTATGGGTTTGGTAAAGCTCGGCCACCCAGTGCCAGACTTATATTTATCAGTTGAGGAAAATAGCGGCTCACCAGAGACAATATCGATATAAATGCCTTCTTGTTTGTTGTCCCAATACTCGTTGTTGAAGGCGCGCTCTGTGCCATCTTCTTGTGTCACGTAGTACTGCAACTCTGTCAACTGCTCTTTAATGATCGAGTCACTCGGGCGAGAGTAACGCATTCTTGTCACGCCATTACTCTCATCGATCATCTGACGCAGCGTCACAGGGTTGTCTTCACGATCTTCACCGAACACTTCATCTAGGTAGCGGTCACGACCAGAGGCGTTGCGGTAGTATTTGTAGCGGAGTTTATTTCTCTTGTAATAGTCTTGATGATAGTCCTCAGCCTCATAAAAGTCGGTGTAAGCAATTAGCTCGGTTTTAAGCGGCTTGGGAAACACACCCAATGCATCAATTTCCTGCATAAACGACTGAGCGATCTGTTTCTGTTCTTCATTGTGATAGAAGACAGCAGGGCGGTAATGGCGGCCTCTATCCACAAACGAACCTTGATCATCGGTTGGATCGATATGTCTAAATAGCTGATCCAATACCTGTTCATAACTGACTTTATTAGGGTCGTAAGTGACCTGTATAACTTCAATATGCTCAGTTTTACCCGAAGAGACTTGCTTGTAGGTAGGGTTTTCTAACTGGCCACCCGCATAGCCAGACACGACATCAATGACGCCCGGCAGTTTCTCTAAGTCTGATTCAGTACACCAAAAACAACCACCAGCGAGTGTCGCAATCTCAACTTTACCATTGGAGGGGGCTTTCATATCATCATCAGCGTTAACGTTTAGCAGCACGCTACTTAACGCTAAAGTACAGAAGGCGAGTAGGGCGTATATTCGTTTCATTGTGTCACTCCTTCACATTGGCTCTACTGATAAGAACGAGCCACAAGGGATTTCATTTCAAAAACTTTTATACGTTGTTGATTTGCAAGATTGGTTAAATAAAACGAAAAAAGCTCAGCCGAGGCTGAGCTTCAAAATCAGAGAAGGTATTTTGTTAGCTCAAGCCAACAATATTGCCGTCTTCATCAATATCCAAGTTCATGAACGCTGGTTTGTCAGGAAGACCTGGCATCGTCATTACGCTACCACTCAGTGCATAGATGAAACCCGCACCCGCACACAGTTTAAGTTCACGGATAGGCACATCGAAGCCAGAAGGAGCGCCTTTTACCGAGCCATCTGTTGTGATCGACATTGGTGTTTTCGCAAAGCACACTGCTAGATTGTCAAAGCCATGCTTTTTCAGAGCAGTTAGGTGTTGTTGAGCCTTATAGCTCATTACCACGCTACCGCCGTAACCGACTTCCGCAATCGTAGATAGCTTAGATTCTAGTGAATCGTCGACTGAATAAAGAGGCTTAAAATTATTCTCTTTTTCACATTGTGCGACAACTTTGTTTGCAAGCTCAACGGCGCCTTCACCGCCTTTACCAAACGCTTCACTAATTGCAACTTCAACACCATTTGGCAGTGCTTCGATCATCGCTTTCAGTGCATCAAGCTCTTGCTGAGAGTCTTGAGGGAAGCGGTTGATCGCAACCACCGCAGGCACACCGTATTTACTGACATTATTAATATGCCATTTTAGGTTCTCAAAACCCGCTACGAGTGCTTTCTCATCAGCATCAAACATTGACTCAGGAATTGGCTGACCTGGTTTGAGGTCATACAGGCCAGAGTTGGCTTTTAGGCCACGCAAAGTTGCGACAATTACAGCACAGTCAGGCGCTTGTTGAGACGCTTGCGCTTTAATGTTACATGCCTTTTCAAAGCCCATATCAGAACCAAAACCACCTTCAGTCACGGTATAATCGGCTAGGTGAGTGGCAACGCGATCGGCAATAATTGAAGAGTTACCATGGGCAATGTTGGCAAAAGGACCTGCGTGAATAAGCGTAGGGACACCTTCCAGCGTTTGCATCAACGTTGGCTCAATCGCATCTTTCATGCTAACCGTCATTGCTCCTGCAACATCAAGATCTTCAGCCGTTACTGGTTCACCGTCCAAGTTATACGCCACAACAATGCGACCGATACGTTTACGTAGGTCTTGCAGATCGTCTGCAAGAGCAAGGATCGCCATCAACTCAGAAGCGGCAGAAATATCGAAGCCGTCTTCACGCTCAAAACCATTAATCGTTTTGTTGTGTTCGTTCTTACCCACTGTAATCATGCGCAAAGAGCGATCGTTGTGGTCAATGACACGCTTCCACACGACATTTTTAGGATCGATACGCAATGCTTTCAGACCTGTACGCTCTTCAAACGCATCGTAACCCTGACGCTGCTCATGATAAATACGCGCATCAATCGCCGCAGAAGCGAGGTTGTGTGCCGCCGTTACGGAGTGGATATCGCCGGTTAGATGAAGATTGAGCTCTTCCATTGGCGCAACTTGAGAAAAACCACCGCCCGCAGCGCCGCCTTTAACGCCAAAAACCGGACCCATAGAGGGCTGGCGGATACATGCCGCAGCATTTAGACCGATTTTCTTTAAACCTTGCGATAGACCGATCGTTGTTACGGTCTTGCCTTCACCCAATGGAGTGGGTGTAATGGCTGTGACAAAAATCAGCTTCCCTGTTTTATTGCCTTTAGTCCTTTTAAGGCTTGAGAGTGACACTTTAGCTTTATGTTTACCAAGTGCTTGGAACTCATCATCGAGTAATCCAAACTCTTTAGCAACCTGGTTAATTGACAACAGTTCTGTCTGACGACAAATCTCAATATCTGGCAGCATAATATCTCTTTAACTAGCAATTTTGACCAAGGAAAACGTTTGCGTGAGCATAATACGAGGATTTTTCGTGATGTAAAGCAAATCATTGTTGGCGAATTGTAAACAAAAACGCACCCCGAGAGGTGCGCTGTTGAATGATCACTCAATAGTGTCGGTTAAGCAATAGCTTGCTCAAGAATTTGCTGACTCGTTTCTAAGGAGATCGCTTGGTTTTCACCCAGTGCAACCATGCCGTGTTGTTCAAGCTGCGACAACACCTGTTTAACGGCTGCGTCTTTAGTTTCACCGTGCTCTTTAAAGACAGTCGCAACCTCTAAGTGGTGATAGAAGAGTTCGATTGAATCAATCGTACGCTCTGCCAAGTCCGCCGATGCATCTAGACCAAATACATTCTTACCCATCTGCTCTAGTTTACTACGCTTCGCCTCGATTTGATTACGAAGTAGGGAAGGCTGCACAATCGCGAGTGAACGCGCGTGATCAACACCCCAAAGAGCCGTAAATTCATGTCCAATCATATGCGTTGCCCAGTCTTGTGGAACGCCGCTACCAATCAGGCCATTCAGCGCTTGGTTAGCGGTCCACATTAGGTTAGCGCGCCACTCATCACTATCACGCTCTGCATAGCCTTCGCCCAAACGTTTTAAGTTACGCAATAGCGCTTCCGCATAACCCTCTTGAACCCAGGCGTCCGTCGCAGTCGTTAGATACTGCTCACAAACATGAACCCAAGCGTCCACGACGCCATTGATTAACTGACGTTCAGGCAATGTTTTCATTGTGTCTGGATCCAGTACGGCAAACTTTGGTTGGACAAATGGGCTAAGGAACGGAAGTTTGTCTTGTGTCTCAGCCTTAGTGATGACGGCACCTGAGTTAGACTCAGACCCCGTTGCTGGCAGCGTGAGAATTGCCCCTAAAGGCAAGGCTTTATCAACAATGTATTTGCCAATCAAAATATCCCAGCCGTCACCGTCATAGAGAGCGGCAGCAGCGACGTATTTAGAGCCATCAATCACAGAGCCACCACCGACAGCTAAGATGTAGTCGATGCCTTCTTGCTTAATTTTCGCAACAGCTTTATCCAGTGTCTCTTTAGTTGGGTTCGGTTCAACGCCAGAGAATTCAGACCAACGATGCTCGCTTAACGCTGATTCAATCTGTTCGTACACACCGTTACGCTTGATAGAGCCTCCGCCGTAAATCACCAATACATGGCTATCTTTTGGAATAGCACCAGCGACAGCAGCAATCTGACCTTGCCCGAAATGAATTTGTGTAGGATTCGAGTAGCTAAATTTCATTGTTATTTCCTTTTGAACACTATGTGTTCTGCTCATTCATCGCACCAACCTTGTGATAGTTTTTTGCAACGAATATTCCAGTGACCTTATCAATATGCGAACGCTATTTATAAAGATCAATCTATACACCAGCAAAATGTCGAATTAATTTAATTAGTGTGAAGGAGTTTCGATGCAACCGACTTAATTACTCACCCCGATTTTCCTCAAAAAGACTGGTAAGGCAGCCCACATCATGCAAACAAAGTGTGAATACTATAGAAACCAACCACCGTCTTTAACCCTTCGCATGTTTACTAAAATGGGCGCTGATTTCAGCGCCCATTCTTTCTTGATTTGTCTTGTCTAATCAGAGAACTGATATTCCTCGGGAACCACGACAATACCTTTATCCGATATTTTGAAACGCTTTGCATCTTCAACCGCATTGAAACCGATCGTCGTGTGAGGCGGAATTTTGACCTTTTTATCGATGATACAGTTCTTCAGCTGGCAACCTTCACCGACTTCAACATGATCGAAAATAATACTATCTGTCACCGTCGCGCCATCGTCTATTTTGACGTTTGACGAAATCACAGAGTGGTGGACAGAGCCTCCTGAGTTAATCACACCCGAAGAAACAATTGAGTTAATAAATATGCCCTCATTGCCAGTTGCTGATGACACCGTTCTTGCAGGTGGTAGCTGACGCTCATAGGTTCGTACAGCCCAGTTCGACTGATAGACGTTCATCGGGGGTACAGGCTCTAACAGGTCCATATTCGCTTGGTAAAGGGAGTCAATCGTCCCAACGTCTCGCCAGTAGCAGTCTTTAGCAACGCGCCCTTTATCGTTACAGAAGTTATAGGCGAACACTGAGTTCTTCTCTATCAGCTTAGGTATGATGTCATGACCAAAATCATGTGAAGACCCTTCATTGTTTGCATCTTCGTTTAACACCCCAATCAGGGTATCAATGTTAAAGATATAGATACCCATTGAAGCCAAGCTGTTTTCTGGATCACCCGGCATTGAAGAGGGAGACTCTGGCTTTTCGTCGAATTGGGTAATCTTGTTGTCACCGTCCACTGTCATCACCCCAAACGCACTGGCTTCTGGTGTTGGAACCGGGATACACGCTATAGACAATTCAGCATTATTCTCGATGTGCTCTGCTAGCATCGCTGCATAATCCATTCGATAAATATGATCACCAGACAACACCACCACATATTTTGATGTACTGCGTTCAAGCAGCCACAAATTGTGATAAATGGCGTCCGCTGTCCCTTCATACCAGTTTTCGCCTTTTCGCATTTGAGGCGGTACGACAGTGATGAACTCACCTAATTCAGGATTGAAGATAGACCAGCCGTCACGTAAGTGTTTGTGCAGTGAGTGAGACTTGTATTGGGTCAGTACCAATATCTTACGTATACCAGAGTGAAGGCAATTGGTTAAAGTGAAGTCAATAATTCGATATTTACCGCCAAACGGGACCGCTGGCTTTGAGCGGTCATCAGTCAGGGGACTTAACCGAGAACCCATGCCACCTGCTAAAACGATGGCGATTGTATCTTCCATATCCTCTATCCTTATTGTGTGTACAAAAGACTACCTCGAGCTCAATCACGCTGGGGGGGGGCAGTTCATTGAGCAGTCATAGTTCCATTGCAAAATCCATTTGAATGCGTACGAGAGTACCGATGCATTAATAAGTCTGTAACAAGAAACAAGCCAAAACGTGTATCTCTATAGAATTTAGGATATTGACGCTAAATGTCGTGAAATGAATTGAGTTTACGTGACCAAGCTATCGCTTTGGATAATACTCAACAATGGACTTCACCATAACAGTGCATTACATCATCGTTGCGACAAGATAGTGCAAGCCCGCCTATAGCTTCGGTGCGTAAATGCAATATCATAAAATATCAAAGCGTACGAAGGTTGTTTTTGGGGTTATGGGTTTAAGACAAACAATGAGTTTCAATGAATGACAATATAATAAAGAGCAAAGCCCATATAGCACGACTAAGGGCTTCACTCTTACGGTTTAGTTAAACTACTCGGTTAATTCAGTTTACAAACGCTACACTCACCCCTTCCTGATCAACGGCTTCATCAACCACCTAGTTGCCCCCAATCGCCTTTTGCACAGCAACCGTGGCTTGCGCTGACTGCAAGCGTGCTG comes from Vibrio astriarenae and encodes:
- the folE gene encoding GTP cyclohydrolase I FolE, which translates into the protein MTGLSESAKLVKAALEERGLETPMSANSFSRDEKKEKIQHHMREILSLLELDLTDDSLEETPHRIAKMYVDEIFSGLDYHNFPKITVIENKMNVSEMVRVKDITLTSTCEHHLVTIDGTAAVAYIPRGKIIGLSKINRIVRFFAQRPQVQERMTQQILVALQTLLESDDVAVTIDATHYCVKSRGVMDATSATTTTALGGIFKSNSATRHEFLHGLR
- the dbpA gene encoding ATP-dependent RNA helicase DbpA; translated protein: MSTSFKTLNLRPELLETLDSLGYTDMTPIQQQALPQVLAGKDVIGQGKTGSGKTATFSLGLLSNLNVKRFRVQTLVLCPTRELADQVAKEIRTLARGIHNIKVLTLCGGMPMGPQIGSLEHGAHILVGTPGRILDHLTKGRINLDELNTLVLDEADRMLDMGFEDAIDAIIEQAPQDRQTLLFSATFPENIEALSGKVLKDPQMVKVESTHQGSTIEQRFYRLETTQDRDDALETLLLTHKPESSVVFCNTKKEVQNVTDELMHRGFSVIELHGDMEQRERERALTMFANKSISILVATDVAARGLDVDNLDAVFNFELSRDPEVHVHRIGRTGRAGSKGCAFSFYSEKEEYRVARIDEYMDIAITASELPEKPVERPFYPKMQTIQILGGKKQKVRAGDILGALTKQAGIDGKRIGKINILAMVSYVAVEHDVVKPALKQLQNGKMKGRQFKARVMKSSV
- a CDS encoding NAD(P)/FAD-dependent oxidoreductase: MIRLTEIKLPLDHEEGAILDAIAKKLGIAAEEVLSFNMFKRGYDARKKTKILLIYTLDVVVDNEAELLEKFANDPHVRETPDMEYKFVAKAPENLTERPVVIGFGPCGLFAALVLAQMGFKPIVLERGKEVRERTKDTFGFWRKRALNPESNVQFGEGGAGTFSDGKLYSQVKDPKHYGRKVIEEFVASGAPEEIRYVSKPHIGTFKLVTMIEKMRAKIIELGGEIRFSTRVDDIHMEDGQITGLTLSNGEEIKSRHVVLAVGHSARDTFEMLHERGVYMEAKPFSVGFRVEHKQSVIDEARFGPNAGNPILGAADYKLVHHCKNGRTVYSFCMCPGGTVVAATSEEGQVVTNGMSQYSRAERNANSAIVVGISPETDYPGDVLAGIRLQRELEKGAYVLGGENYDAPAQKIGDFLKGSDPSALGDVEPSFTPGIKLTDLSKALPDFAIEAIREAIPAFDKKIKGFADADGLLTGVETRTSSPVSIKRGKDYQSVNLKGFFPAGEGAGYAGGILSAGIDGIKVAEALALSMVEQAENA
- the fdxA gene encoding ferredoxin FdxA, whose translation is MAFVVTDNCIQCKYTDCVAVCPADAFHEGPNFMVINPIECIDCGLCEPECDAQAIFQEDELTDDQQVFIELNAELAEEWPVLTEVKPAMEEAEKWNGVPNKIDMLER
- a CDS encoding RNA methyltransferase — translated: MISKNQLKLLRALGQKKQRKAHGLFLVEGEKNVLELLETSLVVKQVFATGEFLSEYQTKLAAYECVEASLDDLTKASSLVSNNAAVAVVEMPKNHTPKAQGLMIALDGVSDPGNLGTIIRLADWYGIKHIVASRDCADPYNPKTIRATMGSFARVTVSLLDLPEYLDQANIPVYGAFLEGESVHKTKFSPQGILLMGSESHGVRKEAEQFVTDKITIPAFGGAESLNVAMATGIILDNLRRQHSDV
- the msrB gene encoding peptide-methionine (R)-S-oxide reductase MsrB — encoded protein: MKRIYALLAFCTLALSSVLLNVNADDDMKAPSNGKVEIATLAGGCFWCTESDLEKLPGVIDVVSGYAGGQLENPTYKQVSSGKTEHIEVIQVTYDPNKVSYEQVLDQLFRHIDPTDDQGSFVDRGRHYRPAVFYHNEEQKQIAQSFMQEIDALGVFPKPLKTELIAYTDFYEAEDYHQDYYKRNKLRYKYYRNASGRDRYLDEVFGEDREDNPVTLRQMIDESNGVTRMRYSRPSDSIIKEQLTELQYYVTQEDGTERAFNNEYWDNKQEGIYIDIVSGEPLFSSTDKYKSGTGWPSFTKPIDEHYVVTKTDYKLIYPRTEVRSKYGDSHLGHVFKDGPAPTGLRYCMNSAAMKFVAKKDMEKMGYGQYLFLFNG
- a CDS encoding formate--tetrahydrofolate ligase; translation: MLPDIEICRQTELLSINQVAKEFGLLDDEFQALGKHKAKVSLSSLKRTKGNKTGKLIFVTAITPTPLGEGKTVTTIGLSQGLKKIGLNAAACIRQPSMGPVFGVKGGAAGGGFSQVAPMEELNLHLTGDIHSVTAAHNLASAAIDARIYHEQRQGYDAFEERTGLKALRIDPKNVVWKRVIDHNDRSLRMITVGKNEHNKTINGFEREDGFDISAASELMAILALADDLQDLRKRIGRIVVAYNLDGEPVTAEDLDVAGAMTVSMKDAIEPTLMQTLEGVPTLIHAGPFANIAHGNSSIIADRVATHLADYTVTEGGFGSDMGFEKACNIKAQASQQAPDCAVIVATLRGLKANSGLYDLKPGQPIPESMFDADEKALVAGFENLKWHINNVSKYGVPAVVAINRFPQDSQQELDALKAMIEALPNGVEVAISEAFGKGGEGAVELANKVVAQCEKENNFKPLYSVDDSLESKLSTIAEVGYGGSVVMSYKAQQHLTALKKHGFDNLAVCFAKTPMSITTDGSVKGAPSGFDVPIRELKLCAGAGFIYALSGSVMTMPGLPDKPAFMNLDIDEDGNIVGLS
- a CDS encoding iron-containing alcohol dehydrogenase — translated: MKFSYSNPTQIHFGQGQIAAVAGAIPKDSHVLVIYGGGSIKRNGVYEQIESALSEHRWSEFSGVEPNPTKETLDKAVAKIKQEGIDYILAVGGGSVIDGSKYVAAAALYDGDGWDILIGKYIVDKALPLGAILTLPATGSESNSGAVITKAETQDKLPFLSPFVQPKFAVLDPDTMKTLPERQLINGVVDAWVHVCEQYLTTATDAWVQEGYAEALLRNLKRLGEGYAERDSDEWRANLMWTANQALNGLIGSGVPQDWATHMIGHEFTALWGVDHARSLAIVQPSLLRNQIEAKRSKLEQMGKNVFGLDASADLAERTIDSIELFYHHLEVATVFKEHGETKDAAVKQVLSQLEQHGMVALGENQAISLETSQQILEQAIA
- the glgC gene encoding glucose-1-phosphate adenylyltransferase; this encodes MEDTIAIVLAGGMGSRLSPLTDDRSKPAVPFGGKYRIIDFTLTNCLHSGIRKILVLTQYKSHSLHKHLRDGWSIFNPELGEFITVVPPQMRKGENWYEGTADAIYHNLWLLERSTSKYVVVLSGDHIYRMDYAAMLAEHIENNAELSIACIPVPTPEASAFGVMTVDGDNKITQFDEKPESPSSMPGDPENSLASMGIYIFNIDTLIGVLNEDANNEGSSHDFGHDIIPKLIEKNSVFAYNFCNDKGRVAKDCYWRDVGTIDSLYQANMDLLEPVPPMNVYQSNWAVRTYERQLPPARTVSSATGNEGIFINSIVSSGVINSGGSVHHSVISSNVKIDDGATVTDSIIFDHVEVGEGCQLKNCIIDKKVKIPPHTTIGFNAVEDAKRFKISDKGIVVVPEEYQFSD